GCGAGCTGGAGCGCTGCCTGATCGTGGCGCCGGGCTCGCTCACCGAGCAGTGGCAGGACGAGCTGAAGGAGAAGTTCGAGCTGAGCTTCGAGCTGCTGACGCGGGATCTGATCAACGCCACCGGCCTGGGCAACCCATTTGAGCAGCGGCCGCTGCTGATCGCCCGCATGGACATGCTCTCCCGCGACGAGGAGCTGCAGAGCCGGCTGGAGCAGGCGCCGGAGTGGGATCTGGTGGTGTGCGACGAGTCGCACCGCATGAGTGCCCACTACTTCGGCAGCGAAGTGAAGCGCACCAAGCGCTACCAGATGGGCAAGCGGGTGGGGAACCATGCCCGCAACCTGCTGTTGATGACGGCCACGCCCCACAACGGCAACGAGGAGGACTTCCAGCTGTTCATGGCGCTCCTCGATGAGGACCGCTTCGCGGGCTCGGCCAACGACGCCATCCACCGAGCCGATCCCACCGATCTGATGCGCCGGCTGGTGAAGGAAGACCTCTACACCTTCTCCGGCACCAAGCTCTTCCCCGAACGCCGGAGCTACACCGCCGAGTACGAACTCTCCGATCCGGAGAAGGTGCTCTACGAGAAGGTCACCGAGTACGTGCGCGAGGAGATGAACCGCGCCGACCGCAACGCCGAGCAGGAAGGCGGCGGCAAGCGGCGTGTGAACGTGGGTTTTGCGCTGATGACCCTGCAGCGGCGGCTGGCCAGCTCCCCCTTCGCCATCCATCGCTCGATCGAGCGCCGGCGCGAGCGGCTGGAGAAGCGCCTCAAGGAGGAGCGGCTACTGCTGCAGGGTCAGGCCGCCGAAGCCCGCCTGAAGCTGGACAACCAGTTCCAGCCTTCCTCCAGCCTCGATGAGGAGGTGCTCGATGAGCTGTACGAGGAGGACACCGCCGAGGAGGTGGAGGCCACCGAGAACGCCTTCGCCGACAACGCCACCTCCGCTCAGACCCTGGCCGAGCTGGAGCTGGAGATCCAGACCCTCAAGCAGCTGGAGCAGCTCAGCCGCACGGTGATGGCCAAGGGCACTGATGCCAAGTGGCAGCAGCTCGATCGGATCCTGGACGACCCGTTGATGAAGCAGCCCAACGGCAGCCGCCGCAAGCTGGTGCTGTTCACCGAGTTCAAGGACACCCTCACCGATCTGGCGGCCAAGATCCGCAACCGCCTGGGTCGGCCCGAGGCGGTGGTGGAGATCCATGGCGGTGTGCCCCGGGATCAGCGGCGCAAGATCGTCCACGCCTTCATGAACGATCCGGAGGTGGTGGTGCTCGTGGCCAACGACGCCGCCGGGGAGGGCGTGAACCTGCAGCGGGCGCACCTGATGGTGAACTACGACCTGCCCTGGAACCCCAACCGGCTGGAACAGCGCTTCGGGCGGATCCACCGGATCGGCCAGAAGGACGTCTGCCATCTCTGGAACCTGCTGGCCAAGGACACCCGCGAGGGTGACGTGTACATCAAGCTCCTGCACAAGCTGGAGGCCGCCCGCGAGGCCCTGGGCGACAAGGTGTTCGACGTGCTGGGCCAGCTGTTCCACGGCCGCTCGTTGCGGGATCTGCTGATGGATGCGGTCCGCTACAACGAAGACCCCCAGGTGAAGCAGCAGCTGGAGCTGCAGATCGAGGGGGTGGTGGACCGCAAGCACCTGGAAGACCTGCTGGCTCAGCGGGCGCTGGTGCACCAGGGCATGGACACCGCCCGGGTGGAGCTATTGCGCCAGCAGATGGAGCGCGCCATGGCCCGCCGCATCCACCCCCATTACGTGCATGACTTCTTCCTGGAAGCTTTCCGCCGGCTGGGGGGCAAGGTGAACCCCCGAGAGAAGGGGCGCTACGAGATCACCTACGTGCCGCCGCTACTGATCGATCGCAACCAGGAGATCGGCGTGGGGGTGCCGGTGCAGCCGCGCTACGAGCGCATCTGCTTCGAGAAGGAACATGTGGCCGAGAGCCCCCGGGCGGAGCTGGTGAGCCCGGGCCACCCCTTGCTGGAGGCCTGCATCTCCCTCACCCTCGAACGCCATGGCCATGTGCTCAGCCAGGGCGCTGTGCTCGTGGATGAGGGGGATGCCGGGACCGAGCCCCGCATCCTGTTCGCCCTGGAGCACGGGCTTCAGGACGGCCGCAAGAACCGCCATGGCCAGCAGCAGCTGATCTCCAACCGCCTGCAGTTCCTGGAGATCGATCGCAGCGGCACGGTGAGCGAGGCCGGCTCGGCCCCCTATCTCGACTACCGGCCGCTGAGCCAGGAGGAACGACAGCGGATCGGCGGCATGCTCCAGGAGGACTGGCTGGCGCAGGACTGGGACAAGGTGGTGCTCACCCATGCCATGCCCTCCCTGGTGCCCGCCCACCTGGAGGAGGTGAAGACCGAGCGGCTGACCCGCATCGCCAAGGCCCGCGAGGAGATCAAGGCGCGGATGCAGAAGGAGATCAACCACTGGAGCTACCGCTACCAGGACCTCAAGCTCAAGGAGGCGGCCGGCAAGGACGTACGCCTGCCGGCCCAGGTGGCCAAGGAGCGGGCGGAGCTGCTGGTGGTGCGTCTGGAGAAGCGGATGGCCCAGCTCGATCTGGAGGCTCAGATCAGCCCCAGGTCTCCCATCCTCAAGGCCGGCACTCTGGTGATCCCGGCCGGCTTGCTGCGGCAGGCCGCCGGACAAGCAGACCCGAGCGGGGTGGATGCGGAAGCCCGCAGGCGGGTGGAGCTGCTGGCGATGCGGGCGGTCTTCGAGGCCGAGAAGGCCCTAGGACGTATGCCCAGGGATGTGAGCGAGCAGCGGGGCCTGGGCTACGACATCGAATCCATCGATGCGGCCGGCAACCTGTTCTTCATCGAGGTGAAGGGGCGCGTGGCCGGGGCCGACTCGGTGACGCTCACGATCAACGAGGTGAACACCGGCCGCAACTCGCCTGAGCGGTTCCGCCTGGCCCTGGTGACCGTGGAGGGCAAGCAGCCGTCAGCACCGGTGTATGTGAGCGGCATCGACTGGGGCGTGCCCGGTTTCGGCGACACCCAGATCACCAAGAGCCTGGCGCCGCTGCTGGCGGTGGGGAGGGCACCCCATTGACGGCCGGTGCCATTGTGAAGCCAGAGTCTGACGCGAGGCGGCAAAAACCATGAAAGTGACCGTGGAACTCTCAGAAAGTGAGATGGCCGAAATCCTCGTCCTCACCGGCGAGCGCAAGAAGGGCCCTGCGATCCGCCGCCTGATGGAGGAGGCACTGCAGCAGCGGCGCCGCGCCCAGATCGCCCAGCGGTTCATCAGTGGCGAATGGGGCGTGGAGCTGGAGAGCTTCGAGGCCGACCAGGAACGCGAGCGCCAGCGGGATCAGGAGATCGCCTCATGACCCTGCTGCTCGACACCAGCCTCTGGGTCGACTTCACCCGTGCCCGCAGCCCGGCTGCGCTGAAGCAGTTCATCGCGCCCTTCGTTCTCGACCCTGAAGCCCACCTGGCTGAACCGGTGCTCTTCGAGGTGTTGCGCTCGGCCCGGCCGGAGGAGGCTCGCCGGTTGGAGGCCCAGTTCGCCACCCTGCCTACGCTCCCCACCCCGGCAGACCTCTGGCAGCGTGCGATCGCCCTGGGTCAGGCCTGCCGCCAGATCGGCCGCACGGTGCTCAGCCTTGATCTGCTGGTGGCCGGCGTGGCTCTGCACCACAACGCCGTGCTGGTGAGCTTCGATGCCGACTTCGAGGCGATTGCCTCGGTGAGTGAGCTGCGGCTGCAGCGTCTGAACCGCCCTGCCTGATCCCATGACCACCCACCCCGTCAAACGCCGCAAGAAGCTGATCGAGGTTGCCATCCCACTGGAGGCGATCAATGCAGCATCGGCGCGGGAGAAGAGCATCCGCCATGGGCACCCGAGCACGTTGCACCTGTGGTGGGCGCGGCGGCCGCTGGCGGCGGCGCGGGCGGTGATCTTCTGCCAGACGGTAGATGACCCCTCGGCAGTGCCGGAGGAGTTCCCCACGGAGGAGGAGCAGGAGAAGGAGCGGCTGCGGCTGTTCGCCCTGATCAGTGAGCTGGTGCTGTGGGAGAACACCACCAACGAGCAGGTGCTGAACCGAGCGCGAGAGGAGATCCGCCGCAGTTGGCGCCGCTGCTGTGACGACAACGCTGACCATCCAGAAGCAGCCGAGCTGTTCAACCCAGAGAAGTTGCCAGGCTTCCATGATCCCTTCGCCGGTGGTGGGGCGCTGCCGCTTGAGGCGCAGCGGCTTGGGCTGGAGGCCTACGCCAGCGACCTGAACCCGGTAGCGGTGCTGATCAACAAGGCGATGATCGAAATACCCCCGAAGTTCGCGGGCATGCCGCCGGTGAATCCGGACAGCCGGCGCAAGCTGGATGTGCAGACCTGGAAAGGCGCCCAGGGGCTAGCGGAAGACGTGCGCTACTACGGCCAGTGGATGCGCGACGAAGCGGAGAAACGCATCGGCCACCTCTACCCGAAGGTGGAGGTGACCGCCGAGATGGCGAAGGACAGGCCCGACCTGAATCCCTACGTGGGGCCTCCTGAGAAAAGCCACATCCACTGCAGCGCAATGGATGTGAGCAGTTTTCTCGGCTAAAATGTACGAGATTGGGCTCGTTTGCGCCCAAAAGCCGCCCAGAGTTTTCCACATGTACCGACGTGAGCATCGTGATCAGCTCTCGTTCGAGGACTTCTTCCTGCCGTTTGGAGGAAAGCTCTCTGGTGACAATCGCTGGATCAAGCTGGCTGAGCTGATCCCATGGGATGAGCTGGAAGGTGACTATGCAGCTCAGTTCTGCAAGGGCTTTGGCGCCCCGGCAAAGCCATTTCGCATGGCACTGGGCGCCCTGATCATCAAGGCCCGCATGGGGCTGACTGATGAAGAACTGGTTGAGCAAATCAAAGAGAACCCCTATCTCCAGTTCTTCATCGGCCTGGAGGCATTTCAGTACTCGGCTCCGTTTGACCCATCAATGATGGTGTACTTCCGGAAGCGGCTGCCAGATTCGGTCGTGAATGACTGCAATGAACGAATCGTGCGTCACGGTCTGAACGTGATCCGTTCGTCTGCAGTTGATGAGCACGACAGCAGCGATGGAGGCGGAGCCGGGAGCGCAGCTGATCAGAAGATTGAATCCAAAACGCCACGGCCAAATCAGGGGTCACTGCTGATTGATGCGACATGCGTTCCGGCAGATATTCGGCATCCAACGGATCTCTCGCTGCTCAATGAAGGCCGAGAGCTCACCGAGACTCTGATCGATGCCATGTATTCGCAGGTCAGAGAGTCCTTTGGTCACAAACCACGAACGCATCGGAAGCAGGCCAGGCAGCAGTTCCTCGCCGTGGCCAAGAAAAAACGCCCTCGGTTTCTCAAGATCCGCAAAGCGATCAAGCAACAGCTTGGGCATCTCAAGCGCAACCTTGCCAACATTGACGCCCTGACAGCCTGTGGCGCAAGCCTTCTGGCGGCTGGGCGGCATGCCTATCAGAAGCTGTTGGTTGTCAGTGAGCTGGTCCGCCAGCAGAACATTCTCTATCGCTCAGACACCAGAAGTATTCCCGCTCGCATCGTCAGCCTCTGTCAAGCGCACATCAGGCCAATTGTTCGCGGCAAGGCGAGGTGCAATGTTGAGTTCGGCGCCAAGATCTCACTTTCTGTCACCGATGAAGGATTTGCTTTCCTGGATCGGCTGAGCTTTGACCCCTACAACGAAGGGGAAGATCTGAAAGTTCAGGCCCAAGCCTATCGTCGTCGATACGGCTGCTATCCGGAGGTGATCTGCGCTGATCAGATCTACCGCACAAGATCAAATCGGGCATTCTGCCAGCGTCACGGCATTCGGCTGAGTGGGCCTCGTCTTGGTCGCCCGAAGAATGATCCGGAGTTGGTGGCAGCCGAGAGGCGGCAGTTCGTTGATGATCAAAGGCGGCGCAATGCTGTTGAAGGCAAGATCGGTCAAGGCAAGCGTCGCTATGGATTGGGATTGATCCGAGAGAAACTGCCGGCAACACAGGGTTCATCCATCGCGATGAATGTCCTGGTCATGAACCTCCAGAAGCTCCTGGAGCTTCTTTGTCTCTATTTTGTGCTCTGCTGGCAACTCTTGGTCTCCGCCGCACGGGCTCTGAGCTCCAGCAGCAGAGAGCTGAGTTGTCAGCTCAGCGGGGCCTGAGGATCACTCAGAGGTCGCCCGGGCAGGCTCATTGTGGTGCGCATTGCCCGCGGCTCACTTTCTCAGGAGGCCCTACGTGGGCCAGAAACTCACCGTGATCGCGTGGATCTGGTCGAGGACGGTGAAGAGCCCGAACCCTGCGTTTTCGAACGTGGACGTGCCTCTGGCCTCCACCTTCATGCTCTCTACCAAAGCGGGTAAAGAGGCCTATGTGGATCCGGTGGTAGCTTCCGCTGCCTAATGTCAGGGAACGCGATTGAACCAAGCCACATCAAATCCGAGGCACAAGCAGGTCGCATGGGTGCTCGGTTAATGGCGATTGTGGCTGAGGGCATCCGAGAGCGTGTTTATCTCAATCCATCACATGAGCAAGAGGACATCGCCAAAAATGCTCAACCTTTCTGGAAGCCCGATGTCGAGTTCTTCCAGCAAGCCCTTGGCTTCCGAGTCGGCAACTACGGCATGACCCGATGGAGCGATCTCTTTACTGATCGCCAGCTAGTGGCCCTTGCCACCTTCTCCGACATAGTGCAAGAGACGCAAGCAAGGGTTTGGGAGGATGCGTCTTCTGCGGGTTATTCAAATGACGAAACCCCTTTGTTTAATGGAGGAGTTGGGGCTGCAGCGTATCGAGACTCGGTGGTGATGTACTTGAGCTTCTCAGTAAGCAAGGCCCTAGACAGGAACACAACTCTGTGTACATGGGAGCACCGCATGGACCGGATGGGGCATACTTTTCAGAGGCAATGTCTACCCATGACATGGGACTATGTTGAGACCAATCCCATTGGAGGTGCTGGCGGCGACATCTACGGGACAGCCCATTCACTCTGCGAAGTCCTGGACAAGTTGTTTGAAAAACCCAGCCAAGGAACTGCCGCACAGTTCGACGCCCAATCTCAAGATCTGAGTAATTTTAGGATTGTCTCAACAGATCCTCCTTACTATGACAACATTGGCTATGCGGACCTCTCTGATTTCTTCTATGTTTGGCTGCGCCGTTCACTAAGGGCTGTCTTTCCTGATCTATTCGCGACTTTGACTGTCCCCAAGGCTGAGGAGCTGGTGGCCACGGCCTATCGCCATGGCGGCAAGGATAACGCCGAAGATTTCTTTCTCTGTGGCATGACGCAGGCGATGCAACGCATCGCCGAGCAGTCACATCCGGCATTTCCTGTCACGATCTACTACGCCTTCAAGCAATCTGAGATGAAGACTGCTGCCGGTACCGCGAGCACAGGATGGGAGACCTTCCTGGCAGCGGTGATCAATGCGGGGTTTGCACTAGATGGCACCTGGCCGATACGAACGGAGCTGGCCAACCGCATGCGAGGGATGGATTCCAACGCCCTCGCCACCAGCGTTGTGCTCGTCTGCCATCGCCGGTTGGACTCGGCGCTCACTCTCTCGCGCAACGAATTCCGTCGCCAACTCCGCCAGGAACTTCCCAGGGCCCTGAAGGAGCTGGAACGCGCCAACATCGCCCCCGTCGATCTTGCTCAGGCGGCGATAGGCCCCGGCATGGCCATCTACAGCAGCGCCAAGGCTGTGCTCAATCCTGACGACAGCCCCATGAGCGTGCGAGAGGCCCTGATCGAGATCAATGCCGCCCTCGACGACTACCTCTCCCAGCAGGAGGGCGATCTGGATGCTGACAGCCGTTTCGCCCTCACCTTCTTCGAGAGCTTCGGCTACACGGAACGCGACTTTGGGGATGCGGAGGGCCTGGCCAAGGCCCGCAACGTCTCCGTGGCTGGCGTAGCCCAATCTGGAATTCTCCGTGCCGTTGCCGGCAAGGCCTGGCTGTTGCGCCGGGAACAGCTCGATGTCGACTGGGATCCATCCCGCGATGAGCGCCTCTGCGTCTGGGAGGCCACCCAGCACCTTATCCGCAGGCTGGAAGAAGGAGGAGAAGCCAATGCCGCCGAACTCCTTGCCCAGTTGCGCGCCTTGCCTGGCCATGGCGAGCTGGCCGACAACTGCCGCGCTCTGGCCTACCGCCTCTATAACCACTGCGAGAAAACCAAGCAGGCAGAAGAAGCCCGCGCCTACAACGGCCTGGTGATCGCCTGGCCCGAGCTGGAGCGGTTGGCAGCCGCCCAGGGCATCGAAACCGCTGTTCAGGCCTCCCTGATCTGATCTCGCCATGGCCCTCTCCAACCGCGACCGCATCAGCAAGGCCCTGGAGCTGCTCCGCGATGGCCTGTTCCCATACATGAAACGGGAGCTGGACAAGAGCATCGGCTCGGGCTGGCAGAACAACCTGTCCTCCAACAGCAGTCTCCAGGACGTGTCGGTGCTGCTCAAGCTGTTCATGGACCACTGGGCCGGGGTGTTCAAGCAGCAGCTCAGCTCCTCGGATCGCTCCTACGTGAGCGAACTGCTGGTGGCGCGCAACCGCTGGGCACACCAGGAAGCCTTCTCCTCCGACGACACCGACCGCACCCTCGATACGGCTGCGCGGCTGCTCACCTCGATCGCTGCTCCTGAACCTGCCGAAACCCTGCGCACCATGCGTGAGGAGCTGCAGCAGCAGGTGTATGCCGACCGTGCCCGCAACCGGATCCGCTACCAGAGCACCACCCAGAACCAGGTTGCCCCTGGCCTGGTGCCCTGGCGGGAGGTGATCACCCCCCACCCCGATGTGATCAGCGGCAAGTACCAGCAGGCCGAGTTCGCCGCCGACCTCGACCAGGTGCGCCGTGGACGCGGCAGCCGGGAGTACACCGACCCGGTGGAGTTCTACCGCCGCACCTTCATCACCTCCGGCATGAAGGAGCTGCTTCGCATCGCCCTGCAGCGCCTCAACGGCCAGGGCGGTGATCCGGTGATCGAGCTGCAGACCAACTTCGGCGGCGGCAAGACCCACTCGATGCTGGCGCTCTACCACCTCTGCTCCGGCACCCCCCTCGCCAACCTCCCGGGCCTTGATGAGGTCTGCTCGGAGGTCGGTATCCACAGCGTCCCCAAGGCCGCGCGGGCGGTACTGGTAGGCACCGCCTTCAGCCCCGCCGAACCCAGCCGCAAGCCCGACGGCACGGTGGTGAACACCCTCTGGGGCGAGATGGCCTACCAGCTCGGTGGATCGGAGGGGTATGAGCTGATCGCCAGCAGCGACAAGCAGCGCGTGGCACCCGGTGCCCAGGACATCGCCGCGCTGTTCCGCGCCTACGCCCCCTGCCTGGTGCTGGTGGATGAGTGGGTGGCCTACGCCCGTCAGCTGGTCCGCAGTGTCGACCTGCCTGCCGGCACCTACGACTCCCAGGTGTCCTTCGCCCAGGCGCTCACTGAGGCCGCCAAACAGGTGCCCAACATGCTGCTGCTGATCTCCGTGCCCCAGAGCACCAACGAGATCGGTGGCAGCGATGGCGAGAAGGCCCTCGATGGCCTGCGCAATGTGGTGAACCGGGTGGCCTACGAGTGGCGCCCCGCCACTGGCAACGAGGGCTTCGAGATCGTGCGGCGGCGGTTGTTCGAGACGATCACCACCCGCGAGGGTGGCGCCTCCCGCGATGCGGTGGTGCGCGCCTTCACTGACATGTACGCCAGCCAGCGCGCTGAGTTCCCCGCCGAAACCCGCGAGGCCGAATACCGCGACCTGCTCACCGCCGCCTACCCGATCCATCCCGAGCTGTTCCGCCGTCTCTACGACGACTGGAGCACCCTTGATCGCTTCCAGCGCACCCGTGGCGTGCTGCGACTGCTGGCCAAGACGATCGAAGGCCTCTGGAACGGCAACAGCAAAGACCTGCTGATCATGCCCAGCTCGGTGCCGATGGACGACATCGAGGTGAAGAACGAGCTGATGCGCTACCTCGACAACCAGTGGGAGCCGATCCTCTCGGTCGACGTGGATGGCCCGGAGTCCACCCCGGCGCGGCTCGACAGCGACAACCCCAACTTCGGCCGCGTCAGCGCCTGCAAGCGCGTGGCCCGCAGCCTCTACATCGGCACCGCCCCCGACGCCGAAACTGAGCGCAAGGGCATCGGTGATCAGCGCGTCAAGCTGGCCTGCGCCATGCCCGGCGAGCCGATCCACGTGTTCGGCGACGCGCTGCGCCGCCTGGCGGATCGCGGCCGCTTCATCCAGCAGGACGGCGACCGCTACTGGATCGATACCCGCCCCAACCTCAATCGCACCGCCGAGGAGTACCGCGAGAGCTATCTGCGCAAGCGGGACGAGCTGAACGCCGAGCTGAACCAGCTGCTGGCCAAGGAGGCTGGCCGGCGCGGCTCCTTCTCCGGGCTCCATTCCACCCCCGCCGATTCGGGCGAGGTTCCCGACGAGCCCGCCACCCGGCTGGTGTTGCTCCCGCCCCAGGCCACCCACACCCGGGGCGTGGACTTCAGTGAGGCAAGGCATTGGGCCGCGAGCTGTCTGCAGAGCC
This portion of the Cyanobium sp. NIES-981 genome encodes:
- a CDS encoding helicase-related protein, with product MPTRLEDLKPDAQVLGLLGKEAVRIVSAQMMGDAACQVVFRRQDGGIGDTIVFRSSEAELELVAGGRKWSFEGDGDLFRLVAEAERIRLAWLFDPYVAVSSSTIDPLPHQISAVYEHMLPRQPMRFLLADDPGAGKTIMAGLLIKELLIRGELERCLIVAPGSLTEQWQDELKEKFELSFELLTRDLINATGLGNPFEQRPLLIARMDMLSRDEELQSRLEQAPEWDLVVCDESHRMSAHYFGSEVKRTKRYQMGKRVGNHARNLLLMTATPHNGNEEDFQLFMALLDEDRFAGSANDAIHRADPTDLMRRLVKEDLYTFSGTKLFPERRSYTAEYELSDPEKVLYEKVTEYVREEMNRADRNAEQEGGGKRRVNVGFALMTLQRRLASSPFAIHRSIERRRERLEKRLKEERLLLQGQAAEARLKLDNQFQPSSSLDEEVLDELYEEDTAEEVEATENAFADNATSAQTLAELELEIQTLKQLEQLSRTVMAKGTDAKWQQLDRILDDPLMKQPNGSRRKLVLFTEFKDTLTDLAAKIRNRLGRPEAVVEIHGGVPRDQRRKIVHAFMNDPEVVVLVANDAAGEGVNLQRAHLMVNYDLPWNPNRLEQRFGRIHRIGQKDVCHLWNLLAKDTREGDVYIKLLHKLEAAREALGDKVFDVLGQLFHGRSLRDLLMDAVRYNEDPQVKQQLELQIEGVVDRKHLEDLLAQRALVHQGMDTARVELLRQQMERAMARRIHPHYVHDFFLEAFRRLGGKVNPREKGRYEITYVPPLLIDRNQEIGVGVPVQPRYERICFEKEHVAESPRAELVSPGHPLLEACISLTLERHGHVLSQGAVLVDEGDAGTEPRILFALEHGLQDGRKNRHGQQQLISNRLQFLEIDRSGTVSEAGSAPYLDYRPLSQEERQRIGGMLQEDWLAQDWDKVVLTHAMPSLVPAHLEEVKTERLTRIAKAREEIKARMQKEINHWSYRYQDLKLKEAAGKDVRLPAQVAKERAELLVVRLEKRMAQLDLEAQISPRSPILKAGTLVIPAGLLRQAAGQADPSGVDAEARRRVELLAMRAVFEAEKALGRMPRDVSEQRGLGYDIESIDAAGNLFFIEVKGRVAGADSVTLTINEVNTGRNSPERFRLALVTVEGKQPSAPVYVSGIDWGVPGFGDTQITKSLAPLLAVGRAPH
- a CDS encoding PIN domain nuclease, yielding MTLLLDTSLWVDFTRARSPAALKQFIAPFVLDPEAHLAEPVLFEVLRSARPEEARRLEAQFATLPTLPTPADLWQRAIALGQACRQIGRTVLSLDLLVAGVALHHNAVLVSFDADFEAIASVSELRLQRLNRPA
- a CDS encoding DUF499 domain-containing protein translates to MALSNRDRISKALELLRDGLFPYMKRELDKSIGSGWQNNLSSNSSLQDVSVLLKLFMDHWAGVFKQQLSSSDRSYVSELLVARNRWAHQEAFSSDDTDRTLDTAARLLTSIAAPEPAETLRTMREELQQQVYADRARNRIRYQSTTQNQVAPGLVPWREVITPHPDVISGKYQQAEFAADLDQVRRGRGSREYTDPVEFYRRTFITSGMKELLRIALQRLNGQGGDPVIELQTNFGGGKTHSMLALYHLCSGTPLANLPGLDEVCSEVGIHSVPKAARAVLVGTAFSPAEPSRKPDGTVVNTLWGEMAYQLGGSEGYELIASSDKQRVAPGAQDIAALFRAYAPCLVLVDEWVAYARQLVRSVDLPAGTYDSQVSFAQALTEAAKQVPNMLLLISVPQSTNEIGGSDGEKALDGLRNVVNRVAYEWRPATGNEGFEIVRRRLFETITTREGGASRDAVVRAFTDMYASQRAEFPAETREAEYRDLLTAAYPIHPELFRRLYDDWSTLDRFQRTRGVLRLLAKTIEGLWNGNSKDLLIMPSSVPMDDIEVKNELMRYLDNQWEPILSVDVDGPESTPARLDSDNPNFGRVSACKRVARSLYIGTAPDAETERKGIGDQRVKLACAMPGEPIHVFGDALRRLADRGRFIQQDGDRYWIDTRPNLNRTAEEYRESYLRKRDELNAELNQLLAKEAGRRGSFSGLHSTPADSGEVPDEPATRLVLLPPQATHTRGVDFSEARHWAASCLQSRGNAPRLFQNTLVFLAPDEKAIEDLYQALADRRAWQRIADHAEEMNITVAQRNQAISKIEDATHAISLRIPETWCHLLVPFQSEPGPGGASWDERRLSGGKGSLGERASQKCEQEDLLFSSLGARRIRQDLDRFLWKDRDSVSARELVDWCRKYLYLPRISGDHVILDALVSAGAALTGEATFHLADGFDEASGRYSGLRHQSASSSRPASLNTLLVKDEVAQVQIQAETKAAAEAGAAAAIGYTPDTPPSTAPVGGVSVSPGMGVAPPPPPPPLKPSLPTTYTASLKLDPVKAGLQMGQFLDEVMSHLQALPGAEIEMSLEVQARVPNGIAEATARIVLENSAALKVDKPGLY
- a CDS encoding IS5 family transposase, whose product is MYRREHRDQLSFEDFFLPFGGKLSGDNRWIKLAELIPWDELEGDYAAQFCKGFGAPAKPFRMALGALIIKARMGLTDEELVEQIKENPYLQFFIGLEAFQYSAPFDPSMMVYFRKRLPDSVVNDCNERIVRHGLNVIRSSAVDEHDSSDGGGAGSAADQKIESKTPRPNQGSLLIDATCVPADIRHPTDLSLLNEGRELTETLIDAMYSQVRESFGHKPRTHRKQARQQFLAVAKKKRPRFLKIRKAIKQQLGHLKRNLANIDALTACGASLLAAGRHAYQKLLVVSELVRQQNILYRSDTRSIPARIVSLCQAHIRPIVRGKARCNVEFGAKISLSVTDEGFAFLDRLSFDPYNEGEDLKVQAQAYRRRYGCYPEVICADQIYRTRSNRAFCQRHGIRLSGPRLGRPKNDPELVAAERRQFVDDQRRRNAVEGKIGQGKRRYGLGLIREKLPATQGSSIAMNVLVMNLQKLLELLCLYFVLCWQLLVSAARALSSSSRELSCQLSGA
- a CDS encoding DUF1156 domain-containing protein encodes the protein MTTHPVKRRKKLIEVAIPLEAINAASAREKSIRHGHPSTLHLWWARRPLAAARAVIFCQTVDDPSAVPEEFPTEEEQEKERLRLFALISELVLWENTTNEQVLNRAREEIRRSWRRCCDDNADHPEAAELFNPEKLPGFHDPFAGGGALPLEAQRLGLEAYASDLNPVAVLINKAMIEIPPKFAGMPPVNPDSRRKLDVQTWKGAQGLAEDVRYYGQWMRDEAEKRIGHLYPKVEVTAEMAKDRPDLNPYVGPPEKSHIHCSAMDVSSFLG
- a CDS encoding DUF1156 domain-containing protein, whose translation is MAIVAEGIRERVYLNPSHEQEDIAKNAQPFWKPDVEFFQQALGFRVGNYGMTRWSDLFTDRQLVALATFSDIVQETQARVWEDASSAGYSNDETPLFNGGVGAAAYRDSVVMYLSFSVSKALDRNTTLCTWEHRMDRMGHTFQRQCLPMTWDYVETNPIGGAGGDIYGTAHSLCEVLDKLFEKPSQGTAAQFDAQSQDLSNFRIVSTDPPYYDNIGYADLSDFFYVWLRRSLRAVFPDLFATLTVPKAEELVATAYRHGGKDNAEDFFLCGMTQAMQRIAEQSHPAFPVTIYYAFKQSEMKTAAGTASTGWETFLAAVINAGFALDGTWPIRTELANRMRGMDSNALATSVVLVCHRRLDSALTLSRNEFRRQLRQELPRALKELERANIAPVDLAQAAIGPGMAIYSSAKAVLNPDDSPMSVREALIEINAALDDYLSQQEGDLDADSRFALTFFESFGYTERDFGDAEGLAKARNVSVAGVAQSGILRAVAGKAWLLRREQLDVDWDPSRDERLCVWEATQHLIRRLEEGGEANAAELLAQLRALPGHGELADNCRALAYRLYNHCEKTKQAEEARAYNGLVIAWPELERLAAAQGIETAVQASLI